A single window of Sphaerodactylus townsendi isolate TG3544 linkage group LG03, MPM_Stown_v2.3, whole genome shotgun sequence DNA harbors:
- the CCNJL gene encoding cyclin-J-like protein — MGSIKMEEPWWKGDLATEIHRTLRLKELKLPVYKAHSSQMGMRRYLADLLTILSSRCQLCPTARHLAVYLLDLFMDRYDVAVKQLCVISVACLLLASKFEEKEDKVPKLEQLNSFAYMCHLNLALTKKDLLKMELLLLESFNWNLCLPTPAHYIDYYLLASVSETDLHNGWPITSITKIRAFMEKYAHYFLKVSLQDHIFLSFRPSVVAAACVGASRACLEISPSWTTQLEMLTCYSWEHLSTCIEMMLIAHNKDIKEASKDQMTLLQQQQQIVENLALQTPTQVLFQQSRYHPMTQHSALLSQFHSPIQDLCSAYRDSLQAPRPSGLASGNSDDSLPSYSTLPANFQPVLQTMSIQGPITMQVAISSEPRHCLSLTYGSSYFSRHHSYTAGCFDS; from the exons atgggaagtaTCAAAATGGAGGAGCCATGGTGGAAAGGAGACCTTGCAACAGAGATTCATCGAACTCTGAGACTGAAG GAGCTGAAACTCCCTGTGTACAAGGCTCATTCTTCACAAATGGGGATGCGGCGCTATTTGGCTGACCTCTTGACTATCCTCAGCAGCCGCTGCCAACTCTGCCCCACAGCCCGGCACCTCGCAGTCTACTTGCTGGACCTCTTTATGGACCGCTATGATGTTGCCGTCAAACAACTATGCGTCATCTCAGTCGCTTGTCTTCTTCTTGCAA GCAAATTTGAAGAGAAGGAGGATAAAGTGCCAAAGCTAGAGCAGCTGAACAGCTTTGCTTACATGTGCCACCTCAACTTGGCGCTGACGAAAAAAGACCTGCTGAAGATGGAACTGCTGCTCTTAGAAAGCTTCAACTGGAACCTTTGTCTGCCAACACCAGCACACTACATTGACTACTACCTCTTGGCCTCTGTTAGCGAGACTGACCTACACAATGGCTGGCCTATCACATCCATAACCAAAATCAGAGCTTTCATGGAGAAATACGCTCACTATTTCCTGAAAGTCTCACTGCAAG atcacattttcctttccttccggCCTTCTGTGGTCGCTGCTGCTTGTGTGGGTGCCTCTCGTGCCTGCCTTGAGATATCTCCCTCTTGGACCACACAGCTCGAGATGCTGACATGTTATTCCTGGGAGCATCTTTCTACATGCATAGAAATGATGCTCAT AGCTCACAACAAGGACATCAAAGAAGCCAGTAAGGATCAAATGACActcctgcaacagcagcagcaaattgTGGAAAACCTAGCCCTGCAGACCCCCACACAAGTCCTCTTTCAGCAGTCAAGATATCACCCCATGACACAGCACTCAGCGCTCCTCTCACAGTTCCACTCTCCAATACAGGATCTGTGCTCTGCTTACCGGGACTCTTTACAGGCTCCGCGACCTAGTGGCCTTGCTTCAGGGAATAGTGATGATTCACTGCCTTCCTACTCCACCCTGCCAGCCAACTTCCAACCTGTTCTGCAAACCATGTCCATTCAAGGGCCCATTACTATGCAGGTCGCCATTTCATCAGAGCCGAGACACTGTCTTTCTCTGACATACGGCAGCAGTTATTTCAGCAGGCATCATTCATACACAGCAGGTTGTTTTGACAGCTGA
- the FABP6 gene encoding gastrotropin isoform X2: protein MAFSGKYEVESEENYDDFMKRIGLPADVIEKGRNYKIVTEVIQNGDEFTWSQIYPGGKSMSNCFVIGKESEMETMGGKKFKATVKMEGGKMVATFPNYHHTAEIIGNKLVEISTVAGVTFKRISKRMA, encoded by the exons ATGGCCTTTTCTGGCAAATATGAAGTGGAAAGTGAGGAAAACTATGATGATTTTATGAAGCGCATTG GTCTTCCTGCTGATGTAATTGAAAAAGGAAGGAATTACAAGATTGTTACAGAAGTGATACAAAATGGAGATGAATTCACCTGGTCCCAAATTTATCCAGGAGGAAAGAGTATGTCTAATTGCTTTGTTATTGGCAAGGAATCAGAAATGGAGACAATGGGAGGCAAAAAATTCAAG GCAACAGTTAAAAtggaaggtgggaaaatggttgCAACCTTCCCCAACTATCATCATACTGCAGAGATCATTGGGAACAAACTAGTAGAG ATTTCTACAGTTGCTGGTGTAACCTTCAAGAGAATCAGCAAGAGAATGGCATAG